One genomic region from Bos javanicus breed banteng chromosome 14, ARS-OSU_banteng_1.0, whole genome shotgun sequence encodes:
- the FABP5 gene encoding fatty acid-binding protein 5, whose amino-acid sequence MATVQQLVGRWRLVESKGFDEYMKEVGVGMALRKVGAMAKPDCIITSDGKNLSIKTESTLKTTQFSCKLGEKFEETTADGRKTQTVCNFTDGALVQHQEWDGKESTITRKLEDGKLVVVCVMNNVTCTRVYEKVE is encoded by the exons ATGGCCACCGTTCAGCAGCTGGTAGGAAGATGGCGCTTAGTGGAGAGCAAAGGATTTGACGAATACATGAAGGAAGTAG GAGTGGGGATGGCTCTGCGAAAAGTGGGTGCGATGGCCAAACCAGACTGTATCATCACTTCTGATGGCAAAAACCTCAGCATAAAGACTGAGAGCACTTTGAAAACAACACAGTTTTCCTGTAAACTGGGAGAGAAGTTTGAAGAGACCACAGCTGATGGCAGAAAGACTCAg ACTGTCTGCAACTTTACAGATGGCGCATTGGTTCAACATCAGGAATGGGATGGAAAGGAAAGCACAATAACAAGAAAACTGGAAGATGGGAAATTAGTGGtg GTATGCGTCATGAACAATGTTACCTGTACTCGGGTCTATGAAAAAGTAGAGTAA